In Humulus lupulus chromosome 6, drHumLupu1.1, whole genome shotgun sequence, a single genomic region encodes these proteins:
- the LOC133782434 gene encoding uncharacterized protein LOC133782434 isoform X2 encodes MDQATQGNNPDASANILVKRKRGRPRKYPKTNAEDSVRIPKIQKMNREENIGTPPGFGGVNGNQPSQVTANNNTINDAMVGKAVSGVIEAVFDAGYLLCVKVANSDTTLRGVVFKPGRYVPISRENDVAPNIQMIRRSEIPLPTERHNARTSGERKEQVNTRRDGTHSHNESPTANQVRKVASSSANHVGSKGNKVPPVASQNAYPDPAATSRVNLVPVALQPSSLSNGLSLVGEPTPPATQSSHLATVKGKQVKQAVHPSSGSISTNQGLIVGSQEVHSQPQTRKMPEEVVQNKDNSYEQPPVDMLDAETKSMKLPGMPFEKLVTEVIKRIETPSQLAETQIVDNKRGDKMSARDEDNTNNKDMALDIEPLQAVQLEDNHHPSPSPKPMEDDRNRKMSRLLEETMTESRVTLIDESASTQLLRGRPSPVTESKDREINDLKQGP; translated from the exons ATGGACCAAGCAACTCAAGGGAACAACCCTGATGCTTCAGCAAACATCCTTGTAAAGAGGAAGCGTGGCCGTCCGCGGAAGTATCCCAAGACAAATGCAGAAGACAGTGTTCGCATTCCAAAGATTCAGAAAATGAACAGAGAAGAAAATATTGGTACACCACCTGGATTTGGAGGGGTGAATGGAAATCAGCCAAGTCAAGTCACTGcaaataataatacaataaatgaTGCCATGGTGGGCAAGGCAGTCTCTGGCGTAATTGAGGCAGTGTTCGATGCAGGATATTTGTTGTGTGTCAAGGTTGCCAACTCGGACACCACTTTGAGGGGCGTTGTCTTCAAGCCTGGACGATATGTTCCTATTTCAAGAGAGAATGATGTGGCTCCAAATATTCAAATGATCAGAAGAAGTGAAATTCCCCTCCCAACTGAACGTCATAATGCTCGCACCTCCGGAGAGAGGAAGGAACAAGTGAATACTCGTAGAGATGGTACTCATTCACACAATGAATCCCCAACTGCCAATCAGGTACGGAAAGTTGCATCCTCTTCTGCTAACCATGTGGGATCTAAAGGCAATAAGGTTCCTCCAGTGGCTTCCCAAAATGCTTATCCAGATCCTGCTGCAACTTCAAGAGTTAACTTGGTGCCTGTTGCACTTCAACCCTCTAGTTTATCAAATGGGTTATCCCTTGTTGGCGAGCCAACTCCTCCTGCAACCCAATCTTCTCATCTTGCTACTGTAAAAGGCAAACAAGTTAAACAAGCTGTTCACCCATCAAGTGGGTCAATCTCCACAAATCAGGGATTAATAGTTGGAAGCCAAGAAGTTCATTCTCAGCCTCAGACAAGAAAGATGCCTGAAGAAGTTGTGCAAAACAAAGATAACAGTTATGAACAGCCCCCAGTGGATATGCTTGATGCTGAAACCAAATCAATGAAATTGCCTGGTATGCCTTTCGAAAAGCTGGTGACTGAGGTAATAAAAAGAATTGAAACCCCCTCACAATTGGCTGAGACTCAAATTGTTGATAACAAGCGAGGTGATAAGATGTCAGCAAGGGATGAAGATAATACCAACAATAAGGATATGGCCCTTGACATTGAGCCCCTGCAAGCCGTGCAGCTCGAAGATAATCACCATCCTTCACCTTCTCCTAAACCTATGGAGGATGACAGAAATCGAAAAATGTCTCGACTGTTGGAG GAAACCATGACAGAGAGCCGGGTAACCCTGATTGATGAGTCAGCTTCCACACAATTGTTGAGGGGAAGGCCGAGCCCAGTAACCGAGAGCAAAGATAGAGAAATCAATGATCTAAAACAAGGCCCCTGA
- the LOC133782434 gene encoding uncharacterized protein LOC133782434 isoform X1, which yields MDQATQGNNPDASANILVKRKRGRPRKYPKTNAEDSVRIPKIQKMNREENIGTPPGFGGVNGNQPSQVTANNNTINDAMVGKAVSGVIEAVFDAGYLLCVKVANSDTTLRGVVFKPGRYVPISRENDVAPNIQMIRRSEIPLPTERHNARTSGERKEQVNTRRDGTHSHNESPTANQVRKVASSSANHVGSKGNKVPPVASQNAYPDPAATSRVNLVPVALQPSSLSNGLSLVGEPTPPATQSSHLATVKGKQVKQAVHPSSGSISTNQGLIVGSQEVHSQPQTRKMPEEVVQNKDNSYEQPPVDMLDAETKSMKLPGMPFEKLVTEVIKRIETPSQLAETQIVDNKRGDKMSARDEDNTNNKDMALDIEPLQAVQLEDNHHPSPSPKPMEDDRNRKMSRLLEVVQETMTESRVTLIDESASTQLLRGRPSPVTESKDREINDLKQGP from the exons ATGGACCAAGCAACTCAAGGGAACAACCCTGATGCTTCAGCAAACATCCTTGTAAAGAGGAAGCGTGGCCGTCCGCGGAAGTATCCCAAGACAAATGCAGAAGACAGTGTTCGCATTCCAAAGATTCAGAAAATGAACAGAGAAGAAAATATTGGTACACCACCTGGATTTGGAGGGGTGAATGGAAATCAGCCAAGTCAAGTCACTGcaaataataatacaataaatgaTGCCATGGTGGGCAAGGCAGTCTCTGGCGTAATTGAGGCAGTGTTCGATGCAGGATATTTGTTGTGTGTCAAGGTTGCCAACTCGGACACCACTTTGAGGGGCGTTGTCTTCAAGCCTGGACGATATGTTCCTATTTCAAGAGAGAATGATGTGGCTCCAAATATTCAAATGATCAGAAGAAGTGAAATTCCCCTCCCAACTGAACGTCATAATGCTCGCACCTCCGGAGAGAGGAAGGAACAAGTGAATACTCGTAGAGATGGTACTCATTCACACAATGAATCCCCAACTGCCAATCAGGTACGGAAAGTTGCATCCTCTTCTGCTAACCATGTGGGATCTAAAGGCAATAAGGTTCCTCCAGTGGCTTCCCAAAATGCTTATCCAGATCCTGCTGCAACTTCAAGAGTTAACTTGGTGCCTGTTGCACTTCAACCCTCTAGTTTATCAAATGGGTTATCCCTTGTTGGCGAGCCAACTCCTCCTGCAACCCAATCTTCTCATCTTGCTACTGTAAAAGGCAAACAAGTTAAACAAGCTGTTCACCCATCAAGTGGGTCAATCTCCACAAATCAGGGATTAATAGTTGGAAGCCAAGAAGTTCATTCTCAGCCTCAGACAAGAAAGATGCCTGAAGAAGTTGTGCAAAACAAAGATAACAGTTATGAACAGCCCCCAGTGGATATGCTTGATGCTGAAACCAAATCAATGAAATTGCCTGGTATGCCTTTCGAAAAGCTGGTGACTGAGGTAATAAAAAGAATTGAAACCCCCTCACAATTGGCTGAGACTCAAATTGTTGATAACAAGCGAGGTGATAAGATGTCAGCAAGGGATGAAGATAATACCAACAATAAGGATATGGCCCTTGACATTGAGCCCCTGCAAGCCGTGCAGCTCGAAGATAATCACCATCCTTCACCTTCTCCTAAACCTATGGAGGATGACAGAAATCGAAAAATGTCTCGACTGTTGGAG GTTGTGCAGGAAACCATGACAGAGAGCCGGGTAACCCTGATTGATGAGTCAGCTTCCACACAATTGTTGAGGGGAAGGCCGAGCCCAGTAACCGAGAGCAAAGATAGAGAAATCAATGATCTAAAACAAGGCCCCTGA